One window of the Equus caballus isolate H_3958 breed thoroughbred chromosome 2, TB-T2T, whole genome shotgun sequence genome contains the following:
- the UTS2 gene encoding urotensin-2, whose amino-acid sequence MYKLVPCCLLLTAFLNPLSSRPVRDSRAEPLLLSAPGEDARSTLDELEREFLRQVLPEMSGAEGGDGPRKADPSTNIVKAQGRVGKFQAFSGQDPNVLLSHLLARIRKQHKKRGPPPECFWKYCV is encoded by the exons ATGTACAAGCTGGTCCCCTGCTGTCTGCTTCTCACGGCATTCTTGAATCCTCTCTCATCTCGTCCTGTCCGGGACTCCAGGGCAGAGCCCCTGCTGCTCTCAG CACCTGGTGAAGATGCAAGATCAACTCTGGATGAACTGGAAAGAGAGTTCCTGAGGCAGGTGCTGCCAGAGATGTCAGGTGCAGAGGGAGGTGACGGCCCCAGGAAAGCAG ATCCCAGTACCAACATTGTTAAAGCACAAGGACGCGTGGGAAAG TTTCAGGCCTTTTCTGGACAAGATCCTAACGTCTTACTGAGTCATCTTTTGGCCAGAATCAGGAAACAACATAAGAAACGTGGACCACCCCCTGAATGCTTCTGGAAATACTGTGTCTGA